The following proteins come from a genomic window of Streptococcus pneumoniae:
- a CDS encoding capsule biosynthesis transcriptional regulator, whose translation MAKSNFEKVESVVGWVRDKKITGYRISKETNAREMSIIALAQGRAKVKNISFETALGLIDFYEKNYEKFED comes from the coding sequence ATGGCTAAGTCAAACTTTGAAAAAGTAGAATCAGTTGTTGGCTGGGTTCGTGATAAGAAAATCACAGGCTACCGTATCTCTAAAGAAACGAATGCGCGTGAAATGTCTATCATTGCTCTGGCGCAGGGTCGTGCAAAAGTAAAAAATATTTCATTTGAAACAGCCCTAGGCCTAATTGATTTCTATGAAAAAAATTATGAAAAATTTGAAGATTAA
- the ilvN gene encoding acetolactate synthase small subunit → MRRMLTAKLQNRSGVLNRFTGVLSRRQVNIESISVGATEDPNVSRITIIIDVASHDEVEQIIKQLNRQIDVIRIRDITDKPHLEREVILVKMSAPAEKRAEILAIIQPFRATVVDVAPSSITIQMTGNAEKSEALLRVIRPYGIRNIARTGATGFTRD, encoded by the coding sequence ATGCGTAGAATGTTAACAGCAAAACTACAAAATCGTTCAGGAGTACTCAATCGCTTTACAGGTGTCCTATCTCGTCGTCAGGTTAATATTGAAAGCATCTCTGTTGGAGCAACAGAAGATCCGAATGTATCGCGTATCACTATTATTATTGATGTTGCTTCTCATGATGAAGTGGAGCAAATCATCAAACAGCTCAATCGTCAGATTGATGTGATTCGCATTCGAGATATTACAGACAAGCCTCATTTGGAGCGCGAGGTGATTTTGGTTAAGATGTCAGCGCCAGCTGAGAAGAGAGCTGAGATTTTAGCGATTATTCAACCTTTCCGTGCAACAGTGGTAGACGTAGCGCCAAGCTCGATTACCATTCAGATGACGGGAAATGCAGAAAAGAGCGAAGCCCTATTGCGAGTCATTCGCCCATACGGTATTCGCAATATTGCTCGAACGGGTGCAACTGGATTTACCCGCGATTAA
- a CDS encoding ABC transporter substrate-binding protein/permease, giving the protein MRKIYLSIFTSLLLMLGLVNVAQADEYLRIGMEAAYAPFNWTQDDDSNGAVKIDGTNQYANGYDVQIAKKIAKDLGKEPLVVKTKWEGLVPALTSGKIDMIIAGMSPTAERKQEIAFSSSYYTSEPVLLVKKDSAYASAKSLDDFNGAKITSQQGVYLYNLIAQIPGAKKETAMGDFAQMRQALEAGVIDAYVSERPEALTAEAANSKFKMIQVEPGFKTGEEDTAIAIGLRKNDNRISQINASIETISKDDQVALMDRMIKEQPAEATTTEETSSSFFSQVAKILSENWQQLLRGAGITLLISIVGTIIGLIIGLAIGVFRTAPLSENKVIYGLQKLVGWVLNVYIEIFRGTPMIVQSMVIYYGTAQAFGINLDRTLAAIFIVSINTGAYMTEIVRGGILAVDKGQFEAATALGMTHNQTMRKIVLPQVVRNILPATGNEFVINIKDTSVLNVISVVELYFSGNTVATQTYQYFQTFTIIAVIYFVLTFTVTRILRFIERRMDMDTYTTGANQMQTEDLK; this is encoded by the coding sequence ATGAGAAAAATATACTTATCTATTTTCACAAGTCTCTTGCTGATGCTAGGACTTGTCAATGTTGCTCAAGCCGATGAATATTTACGCATCGGTATGGAAGCAGCATATGCTCCCTTTAACTGGACCCAGGATGATGATAGCAACGGAGCTGTCAAAATCGATGGGACCAATCAGTATGCCAACGGATACGATGTTCAAATCGCCAAGAAAATCGCTAAGGACTTAGGTAAAGAACCTTTGGTTGTTAAAACCAAGTGGGAAGGTCTAGTCCCTGCCCTTACTTCTGGTAAGATTGACATGATTATCGCAGGTATGAGTCCAACTGCAGAACGCAAACAAGAAATTGCCTTTTCGAGCAGTTACTATACTAGCGAACCAGTTTTGCTTGTCAAAAAAGATTCTGCCTACGCAAGTGCTAAATCTTTGGATGACTTTAACGGTGCAAAAATCACTTCTCAACAAGGGGTCTACCTTTATAACTTGATTGCACAAATCCCAGGTGCTAAAAAAGAAACAGCCATGGGAGACTTCGCTCAAATGCGACAAGCTCTTGAGGCTGGTGTCATTGATGCTTATGTTTCTGAACGTCCAGAAGCACTGACTGCTGAAGCTGCGAACTCTAAGTTCAAGATGATTCAAGTAGAACCTGGTTTCAAAACTGGGGAAGAAGATACAGCTATCGCTATCGGGCTTCGTAAAAATGACAATCGTATTAGCCAAATCAATGCCAGCATTGAAACCATTTCAAAAGATGACCAAGTTGCCTTGATGGATCGTATGATCAAGGAACAACCTGCCGAAGCTACAACAACTGAAGAGACTAGCAGTAGTTTCTTTAGCCAAGTTGCTAAAATTCTTTCTGAAAACTGGCAACAACTCTTGCGTGGTGCTGGTATCACTCTTTTAATCTCTATCGTCGGAACCATCATAGGTCTCATTATTGGACTTGCCATTGGTGTCTTCCGTACTGCTCCTCTCTCTGAAAACAAAGTCATTTACGGCCTACAAAAACTAGTCGGCTGGGTTCTCAATGTCTACATTGAAATTTTCCGTGGTACGCCAATGATTGTTCAATCGATGGTTATCTACTATGGAACTGCCCAAGCTTTCGGGATCAACCTTGACCGTACACTGGCTGCTATCTTCATCGTTTCAATCAATACCGGTGCCTACATGACTGAAATCGTCCGTGGTGGTATCCTAGCAGTTGACAAGGGACAATTTGAAGCTGCGACTGCTCTTGGTATGACCCATAACCAGACCATGCGTAAGATTGTCCTACCTCAGGTAGTCCGTAACATCCTACCTGCAACTGGTAATGAATTTGTCATCAATATCAAAGATACATCTGTATTGAACGTTATCTCTGTTGTCGAACTTTATTTCTCAGGAAATACCGTGGCAACACAAACCTATCAATACTTCCAGACATTTACAATCATCGCCGTGATTTACTTTGTCCTCACCTTCACCGTAACACGTATCCTACGCTTTATCGAGCGCAGAATGGACATGGATACCTACACTACAGGTGCTAACCAAATGCAAACGGAGGATTTGAAATAA
- a CDS encoding DAK2 domain-containing protein: MSKITTSLFQEMVQAASTRLNKQAEYVNSLNVFPVPDGDTGTNMGMTIENGAKEVADKPASTVGEVASILAKGLLMGARGNSGVITSQLFRGFSQAIKDKDELTGQDLALAFQSGVEVAYKAVMKPVEGTILTVSRGAAIGAKKKAEQTDDAVEVMRAALEGAKTALAKTPDMLPVLKEVGVVDSGGQGLVFIYEGFLSALTGEYIASEDFVATPANMSEMINVEHHKSVAGHVATEDITFGYCTEIMVALKQGPTYAKDFDYDEFRNYLDELGDSLLVVNDDEIVKVHVHTEDPGLVMQEGLKYGSLVKVKVDNMRNQHEAQVEKEATQVIKSAEEKEYALIAVVAGKGLADIFCSQGVDYVIEGGQTMNPSTEDFIKAVEQVNARNIIFLPNNKNIFMAAQSAAEVLEQPAVVVEARTLPQGMTSLLAFDPSKSIEENQERMTAALSDVVSGSVTTAVRDTTIDGLEIHENDNLGMVDGKILVSNPDMHQTLTETLKHMLDEDSEIVTFYVGEDGSEELANEIAQEIVEEFEDVEVEIHQGQQPVYPYLFSVE; encoded by the coding sequence GTGTCAAAAATTACTACTAGCTTATTTCAAGAAATGGTGCAGGCTGCATCAACTCGCTTGAATAAGCAAGCTGAATATGTCAATTCATTAAACGTCTTTCCAGTCCCAGATGGAGATACTGGGACAAATATGGGAATGACCATTGAAAATGGTGCTAAAGAAGTTGCAGACAAGCCAGCTTCTACAGTTGGAGAAGTAGCGAGCATTCTTGCCAAAGGGCTTTTGATGGGTGCGCGTGGGAACTCAGGAGTGATTACGTCTCAGCTTTTCCGTGGATTTTCCCAAGCTATCAAGGATAAAGACGAGTTAACAGGTCAAGACTTGGCTCTGGCCTTCCAATCAGGTGTGGAAGTTGCCTATAAGGCAGTGATGAAACCTGTTGAAGGAACGATTTTAACAGTTTCTCGTGGAGCTGCTATCGGTGCTAAGAAAAAAGCTGAGCAAACAGATGACGCTGTTGAAGTCATGCGCGCAGCCTTGGAAGGTGCTAAAACAGCTCTAGCTAAAACACCAGACATGCTTCCAGTATTGAAAGAAGTTGGCGTTGTGGACTCAGGTGGTCAAGGATTGGTCTTCATCTACGAAGGTTTCCTTTCAGCCCTTACTGGCGAATATATTGCATCTGAGGACTTTGTAGCGACTCCTGCCAACATGAGTGAGATGATCAATGTAGAGCATCATAAGTCTGTAGCTGGTCACGTAGCGACTGAGGACATCACGTTTGGTTACTGTACTGAAATCATGGTAGCTCTTAAGCAAGGTCCAACCTATGCTAAAGATTTTGACTACGATGAATTCCGTAACTACTTGGATGAGCTTGGGGATTCTCTCCTCGTTGTTAACGATGATGAAATTGTCAAAGTCCATGTTCATACAGAAGATCCAGGACTTGTTATGCAAGAAGGTCTCAAATATGGTAGCTTGGTCAAGGTAAAAGTTGACAATATGCGTAACCAACACGAAGCACAGGTTGAGAAAGAAGCTACTCAAGTTATCAAGTCGGCTGAAGAAAAAGAGTATGCTTTGATTGCTGTGGTGGCTGGTAAAGGTCTAGCAGATATCTTCTGTTCTCAAGGCGTGGATTATGTTATCGAAGGCGGTCAAACCATGAACCCTTCAACAGAAGACTTTATCAAGGCTGTTGAACAGGTCAATGCCCGTAACATCATCTTCTTGCCAAACAACAAGAACATCTTCATGGCAGCTCAATCTGCGGCAGAAGTTTTGGAGCAACCAGCAGTAGTGGTAGAGGCTCGCACTCTTCCTCAAGGTATGACAAGTCTTCTTGCCTTTGATCCAAGCAAGTCCATTGAAGAAAACCAAGAGCGTATGACAGCTGCTCTTAGCGATGTTGTTAGCGGAAGCGTCACAACAGCCGTGCGTGATACAACGATCGATGGCTTAGAAATCCATGAAAACGATAATCTAGGTATGGTGGATGGAAAAATTCTTGTGTCAAACCCTGATATGCACCAAACATTGACTGAAACCTTGAAACATATGTTGGATGAAGACAGTGAAATCGTAACCTTCTATGTCGGTGAAGACGGAAGCGAAGAACTTGCCAATGAAATCGCTCAAGAAATCGTAGAAGAATTCGAAGACGTTGAAGTCGAGATTCACCAAGGTCAACAACCTGTTTACCCATACCTATTTAGTGTGGAATAA
- the ilvA gene encoding threonine ammonia-lyase IlvA has translation MLSSKDIIKAHKVLNGVVVNTPLDYDHYLSEKYGAKIYLKKENAQRVRSFKIRGAYYAISQLSKEERERGVVCASAGNHAQGVAYTCNEMKIPATIFMPITTPQQKIGQVRFFGGDFVTIKLVGDTFDASAKAAQEFTVSENRTFIDPFDDAHVQAGQGTVAYEILEEARKESIDFDAVLVPVGGGGLIAGVSTYIKETSPEIEVIGVEANGARSMKAAFEAGGPVKLKEIDKFADGIAVQKVGQLTYEATRQHIKTLVGVDEGLISETLIDLYSKQGIVAEPAGAASIASLEVLAEYIKGKTICCIISGGNNDINRMPEMEERALIYDGIKHYFVVNFPQRPGALREFVNDILGPNDDITRFEYIKRASKGTGPVLIGIALADKHDYAGLIRRMEGFDPAYINLNGNETLYNMLV, from the coding sequence ATGTTAAGTTCAAAAGATATAATCAAGGCTCACAAGGTCTTGAACGGTGTGGTTGTGAATACTCCACTGGATTACGATCATTATTTATCGGAGAAGTATGGTGCTAAGATTTATTTGAAAAAAGAAAATGCCCAGCGTGTTCGCTCCTTTAAAATTCGTGGTGCCTATTATGCCATTTCCCAGCTCAGCAAGGAAGAACGTGAACGTGGGGTAGTCTGCGCTTCTGCGGGAAATCATGCGCAGGGAGTAGCCTATACTTGTAATGAAATGAAAATTCCTGCTACTATCTTTATGCCCATTACTACGCCACAACAAAAGATTGGTCAGGTTCGCTTTTTTGGTGGGGATTTTGTAACTATTAAACTAGTTGGAGATACCTTTGATGCCTCAGCCAAAGCAGCTCAAGAATTTACAGTCTCTGAAAATCGTACCTTTATTGATCCTTTTGATGATGCTCATGTTCAAGCAGGTCAAGGAACAGTTGCTTATGAGATTTTAGAAGAAGCTCGAAAAGAATCGATTGATTTTGATGCTGTCTTGGTTCCTGTTGGTGGTGGCGGTCTCATTGCCGGGGTTTCTACCTATATCAAGGAAACAAGTCCAGAGATTGAGGTTATCGGAGTAGAGGCGAATGGAGCGCGTTCCATGAAAGCTGCCTTTGAGGCTGGAGGTCCAGTCAAACTCAAGGAAATTGATAAATTTGCTGATGGGATTGCTGTGCAAAAGGTAGGTCAGTTGACCTATGAAGCAACTCGTCAACATATTAAAACTTTGGTAGGTGTCGATGAGGGATTGATTTCTGAAACCTTGATTGACCTTTACTCTAAGCAAGGGATAGTCGCAGAACCTGCTGGAGCGGCTAGTATCGCCTCTTTAGAGGTTTTAGCTGAATATATTAAGGGGAAAACCATTTGTTGTATCATTTCTGGAGGAAATAATGATATCAACCGTATGCCAGAAATGGAAGAGCGTGCCTTGATTTATGATGGTATCAAACATTACTTTGTGGTCAATTTCCCACAACGTCCAGGAGCTTTGCGTGAGTTTGTAAATGATATCCTGGGGCCAAATGATGATATCACACGTTTTGAGTATATCAAACGAGCTAGCAAGGGAACAGGCCCAGTATTAATTGGGATCGCTTTAGCAGATAAGCATGATTATGCAGGTTTGATTCGTAGAATGGAAGGTTTTGATCCAGCTTATATTAACTTAAATGGTAATGAAACGCTTTATAATATGCTTGTCTGA
- a CDS encoding Asp23/Gls24 family envelope stress response protein: MTVKINTKDGQIELTDEVIATVVGGAATEIFGVVGMASKNALKDNFQALLGKENYSKGVVVKAAEDGSIAVDVYTVLSYGTKISEVSKNIQERVAFSLENQLGITAQTVNVYIQNIKVVGE, translated from the coding sequence ATGACTGTAAAAATTAATACAAAAGATGGTCAAATCGAACTAACAGATGAAGTGATTGCAACCGTCGTAGGTGGAGCAGCAACTGAGATTTTTGGTGTGGTCGGTATGGCTAGTAAAAATGCCCTCAAAGATAATTTCCAAGCCCTGCTAGGTAAGGAAAATTATTCTAAAGGTGTCGTCGTAAAGGCAGCCGAAGATGGCAGTATTGCAGTTGATGTATATACCGTGTTAAGCTACGGAACAAAGATTAGTGAAGTGTCAAAAAACATTCAAGAGCGTGTTGCCTTTAGCTTGGAAAACCAGCTTGGAATTACTGCTCAGACTGTAAATGTCTACATTCAAAATATCAAAGTTGTAGGAGAATAA
- the ilvC gene encoding ketol-acid reductoisomerase, protein MTVQMEYEKDVKVAALDGKKIAVIGYGSQGHAHAQNLRDSGRDVIIGVRPGKSFDKAKEDGFDTYTVAEATKLADVIMILAPDEIQQELYEAEIAPNLEAGNAVGFAHGFNIHFEFIKVPADVDVFMCAPKGPGHLVRRTYEEGFGVPALYAVYQDATGNAKNIAMDWCKGVGAARVGLLETTYKEETEEDLFGEQAVLCGGLTALIEAGFEVLTEAGYAPELAYFEVLHEMKLIVDLIYEGGFKKMRQSISNTAEYGDYVSGPRVITEQVKENMKAVLADIQNGKFANDFVNDYKAGRPKLTAYREQAANLEIEKVGAELRKAMPFVGKNDDDAFKIYN, encoded by the coding sequence ATGACAGTTCAAATGGAATATGAAAAAGATGTTAAAGTAGCAGCACTTGACGGTAAAAAAATCGCCGTTATCGGTTATGGTTCACAAGGGCATGCGCATGCTCAAAACTTGCGTGATTCCGGTCGTGACGTTATTATCGGTGTACGTCCAGGTAAATCTTTTGATAAAGCAAAAGAAGATGGATTTGATACTTACACAGTAGCAGAAGCTACTAAGTTGGCTGATGTTATCATGATCTTGGCGCCAGACGAAATTCAACAAGAATTGTACGAAGCAGAAATCGCTCCAAACTTGGAAGCTGGAAACGCAGTTGGATTTGCCCATGGTTTCAACATCCACTTTGAATTTATCAAAGTTCCTGCGGATGTAGATGTCTTCATGTGTGCTCCTAAAGGACCAGGACACTTGGTACGTCGTACTTACGAAGAAGGATTTGGTGTTCCAGCTCTTTATGCAGTATACCAAGATGCAACAGGAAATGCTAAAAACATTGCTATGGACTGGTGTAAAGGTGTTGGAGCGGCTCGTGTAGGTCTTCTTGAAACAACTTACAAAGAAGAAACTGAAGAAGATTTGTTTGGTGAACAAGCTGTACTTTGTGGTGGTTTGACTGCCCTTATCGAAGCAGGTTTCGAAGTCTTGACAGAAGCAGGTTACGCTCCAGAATTGGCTTACTTTGAAGTTCTTCACGAAATGAAATTGATCGTTGACTTGATCTACGAAGGTGGATTCAAGAAAATGCGTCAGTCTATTTCAAACACTGCTGAATACGGTGACTATGTATCAGGTCCACGTGTAATCACTGAACAAGTTAAAGAAAATATGAAGGCTGTCTTGGCAGACATCCAAAATGGTAAGTTTGCAAATGACTTTGTAAATGACTATAAAGCTGGACGTCCAAAATTGACTGCTTACCGTGAACAAGCAGCTAACCTTGAAATTGAAAAAGTTGGTGCAGAATTGCGTAAAGCAATGCCATTCGTTGGTAAAAACGACGATGATGCATTCAAAATCTATAACTAA
- a CDS encoding acetolactate synthase large subunit, with translation MEKISLESPKTGSDLVLETLRDLGVDTIFGYPGGAVLPFYDAIYNFKGIRHILGRHEQGCLHEAEGYAKSTGKLGVAVVTSGPGATNAITGIADAMSDSVPLLVFTGQVARAGIGKDAFQEADIVGITMPITKYNYQVRETADIPRIITEAVHIATTGRPGPVVIDLPKDISALETDFIYSPEVNLPSYQPTLEPNDMQIKKILKQLSKAKKPVLLAGGGISYAEAATELNEFAERYQIPVVTSLLGQGTIATSHPLFLGMGGMHGSFAANIAMTEADFMISIGSRFDDRLTGNPKTFAKNAKVAHIDIDPAEIGKIISADIPVVGDAKKALQMLLAEPTVHNNTEKWIEKVTKDKNRVRSYDKKERVVQPQAVIERIGELTNGDAIVVTDVGQHQMWTAQYYPYQNERQLVTSGGLGTMGFGIPAAIGAKIANPDKEVVLFVGDGGFQMTNQELAILNIYKVPIKVVMLNNHSLGMVRQWQESFYEGRTSESVFDTLPDFQLMAQAYGIKNYKFDNPETLAQDLEVITEDVPMLIEVDISRKEQVLPMVPAGKSNHEMLGVKFHA, from the coding sequence ATGGAGAAAATCAGTTTAGAATCTCCTAAGACGGGGTCGGACCTAGTTTTGGAAACACTTCGTGATTTAGGAGTTGATACCATCTTTGGTTATCCTGGTGGTGCGGTTTTGCCTTTTTATGATGCGATATATAATTTTAAAGGCATTCGCCACATTCTAGGGCGCCATGAGCAAGGTTGTTTGCATGAAGCTGAAGGTTATGCCAAATCAACTGGAAAGTTGGGTGTTGCCGTCGTCACTAGTGGACCAGGAGCAACAAATGCCATTACAGGGATTGCGGATGCCATGAGCGATAGCGTTCCCCTTTTGGTCTTTACAGGTCAGGTGGCGCGAGCAGGGATTGGGAAGGATGCCTTTCAGGAGGCAGACATCGTGGGAATTACCATGCCAATCACTAAGTACAATTACCAAGTTCGTGAGACAGCTGATATTCCGCGTATCATTACGGAAGCTGTCCATATCGCAACTACAGGCCGTCCAGGGCCAGTTGTAATTGACCTACCAAAAGACATATCTGCTTTAGAAACAGACTTCATTTATTCACCAGAAGTGAATTTACCAAGTTATCAGCCGACTCTTGAGCCGAATGATATGCAAATCAAGAAAATCTTGAAGCAATTGTCCAAGGCTAAAAAGCCAGTCTTGTTAGCTGGTGGTGGAATTAGTTATGCTGAGGCTGCTACGGAACTAAATGAATTTGCAGAACGCTATCAAATTCCAGTGGTAACCAGTCTTTTGGGACAAGGAACGATTGCAACGAGTCACCCACTCTTTCTTGGAATGGGAGGCATGCACGGGTCATTCGCAGCAAATATTGCCATGACGGAAGCGGACTTTATGATTAGTATTGGTTCTCGTTTCGATGACCGTTTGACGGGGAATCCTAAGACTTTCGCTAAGAATGCTAAGGTTGCCCACATTGATATTGACCCAGCTGAGATTGGCAAGATTATCAGTGCAGACATTCCTGTAGTTGGAGATGCTAAGAAGGCCTTGCAAATGTTGCTAGCAGAACCAACAGTTCACAACAATACTGAAAAGTGGATTGAGAAAGTCACTAAAGACAAGAATCGTGTTCGTTCTTATGACAAGAAAGAGCGTGTGGTTCAACCGCAAGCAGTTATTGAACGAATTGGTGAATTGACGAATGGAGATGCCATTGTGGTAACAGACGTTGGTCAACACCAAATGTGGACAGCTCAGTATTATCCCTACCAAAATGAGCGTCAGTTAGTGACTTCAGGTGGTTTGGGAACAATGGGCTTTGGAATTCCAGCAGCAATCGGTGCTAAAATTGCTAACCCAGATAAGGAAGTAGTCTTGTTTGTTGGGGATGGTGGTTTCCAAATGACCAACCAGGAGTTGGCTATTTTGAATATTTACAAGGTGCCAATCAAGGTGGTTATGCTGAACAATCATTCACTTGGAATGGTTCGCCAGTGGCAGGAATCCTTCTATGAAGGCAGAACATCAGAGTCGGTCTTTGATACCCTTCCTGATTTCCAATTGATGGCGCAGGCTTATGGTATTAAAAACTATAAGTTTGACAATCCTGAGACCTTGGCTCAAGACCTTGAAGTCATCACTGAGGATGTTCCTATGCTAATTGAGGTAGATATTTCTCGTAAGGAACAGGTGTTACCAATGGTACCGGCTGGTAAGAGTAATCATGAGATGTTGGGGGTGAAGTTCCATGCGTAG
- a CDS encoding amino acid ABC transporter ATP-binding protein, with amino-acid sequence MTQAILEIKHLKKSYGQNEVLKDISLTVHKGEVISIIGSSGSGKSTFLRSINLLETPTDGQILYHGQNVLEKGYDLTQYREKLGMVFQSFNLFENLNVLENTIVAQTTVLKRERTEAEKIAKENLEKVGMGERYWQAKPKQLSGGQKQRVAIARALSMNPDAILFDEPTSALDPEMVGEVLKIMQDLAQEGLTMIVVTHEMEFARDVSHRVIFMDKGVIAEEGKPEDLFTNPKEDRTKEFLQRYLK; translated from the coding sequence ATGACACAAGCAATCCTTGAAATTAAACACCTCAAAAAATCCTATGGACAAAACGAAGTGCTAAAAGACATTTCACTCACTGTCCACAAGGGAGAGGTCATCTCTATCATCGGAAGCTCTGGAAGCGGAAAATCGACCTTCCTACGCTCCATTAACCTACTTGAAACACCAACTGATGGACAAATCCTTTATCATGGACAAAACGTCCTCGAAAAAGGCTATGACCTCACGCAATACCGTGAAAAGTTGGGGATGGTTTTCCAATCCTTTAACCTCTTTGAAAATCTCAATGTTCTTGAAAACACAATCGTCGCTCAGACAACTGTCCTAAAACGCGAACGCACAGAAGCTGAAAAGATTGCCAAAGAAAACCTGGAAAAGGTCGGCATGGGAGAACGCTACTGGCAAGCCAAACCAAAACAACTCTCAGGTGGTCAAAAACAACGTGTGGCCATCGCTCGTGCCCTCTCCATGAATCCGGACGCTATTCTCTTTGATGAACCAACATCAGCTCTCGATCCAGAAATGGTTGGAGAAGTCCTCAAAATCATGCAGGACCTGGCTCAGGAAGGCTTGACCATGATTGTCGTAACCCATGAAATGGAATTTGCCCGTGATGTCTCTCACCGTGTTATCTTTATGGATAAGGGCGTGATCGCTGAAGAAGGTAAACCAGAAGACCTCTTCACCAATCCTAAAGAAGACCGAACAAAAGAGTTCCTTCAACGCTATCTCAAATAA
- the rpmB gene encoding 50S ribosomal protein L28 translates to MAKVCYFTGRKTVSGNNRSHAMNQTKRAVKPNLQKVTVLIDGKPKKVWASARALKSGKVERV, encoded by the coding sequence ATGGCTAAAGTATGTTACTTTACAGGTCGTAAGACTGTATCAGGAAACAACCGTTCACACGCGATGAACCAAACAAAACGTGCCGTAAAACCAAACCTTCAAAAAGTTACTGTTCTTATCGATGGTAAACCTAAAAAAGTTTGGGCTTCAGCTCGTGCTTTGAAATCAGGTAAAGTTGAACGCGTTTAA